The Rhodoflexus caldus DNA segment AACCTAAAAAACAAAAATGAACCCCGAAATAACCGCCGCCAGAGCCTACCCGATAACGGACTATTTAGCCGCTAAGGGCATACAGCCGGAAAGAACAACGGCAGGAAAAGCGTTTTTCTATTCGCCATTCCGTGCCGAGCGTACCCCCTCATTTTGCGTTTACCTCAATTCCAACCGATACCAAGACTTTGGAACAACCGAAAAGAGCAGCGACATTATCAGCCTTGTAATGAAGTTAGAGGGTTGCAGCTTCAAAGAAGCCGTCAGCAGATTATTAGCCGCACAAGGACAGTTTACACCCATACGGGAACAGTTTACACCCGCAGACCCGACGCAAAGCATCAGCCTTAAAAAAGTAAAAGCCCTTGAAAACCGCGCCCTATTGCAATACATGGAAAGCAGAGGCATTAACCCGCAGTTGGTACGGCTCACAGTGCCGCAACTTGGCGAAGGCTATTTTCAAACCAACAAAGGCAGCAACTTTTTTGCAATC contains these protein-coding regions:
- a CDS encoding toprim domain-containing protein — translated: MNPEITAARAYPITDYLAAKGIQPERTTAGKAFFYSPFRAERTPSFCVYLNSNRYQDFGTTEKSSDIISLVMKLEGCSFKEAVSRLLAAQGQFTPIREQFTPADPTQSISLKKVKALENRALLQYMESRGINPQLVRLTVPQLGEGYFQTNKGSNFFAITFRNDKSGYEWRNGTGNNGKGYKGCIGSKAISTVHGTEGKNCIVFEGFFDFLSYLQMHNSSRMKSDAVVLNSVSNSTAAAPTLAKYDRVYLCLDRDKAGNEATQQLQSILPQAQDIRSKVITHPDAKDVNDQLIRTR